From Phalacrocorax carbo chromosome 8, bPhaCar2.1, whole genome shotgun sequence, a single genomic window includes:
- the RNF44 gene encoding RING finger protein 44: MRPWELAVNRRPPSAPFNQHRFSGGPCSSPDHLRRSPPARRQWGRRDRPLATLLGQDEPQLHPAFPQQPHIPVDEPRAYALPSTPPRMLHPAAHPPHQNPFMVDLHDQVHQGPVPLSYTVTTVTTQGFPIHAGQHIPGCSTQQLPACSVMFSGQHYPLCCLPPPLIQACAMQQLPVSYQTFPPIISSDHYILHPPPPPVPPHQPPHMAPLGQFVPLQAQHPRMPLQRIDNDVDLRGEQHPIAGFTYPPSHHAPTLSPSVPLHYLPHDPLHQELPFGVPYPHMMPRRLNTQRYRLQQALPPPPPPPPPPPYYPSFLPYFLSMLPVSPTAVGPTISLDLDVDDVEMENYEALLNLAERLGEAKPRGLTKADIEHLPSYRFNPESHQSEQTLCVVCFSDFEARQLLRVLPCNHEFHAKCVDKWLKANRTCPICRADASEVQREAD, translated from the exons ATGCGACCATGGGAACTGGCAGTGAATAGGCGGCCACCCTCTGCCCCTTTTAACCAGCACCGTTTCTCGGGGggaccctgcagcagccccgACCACCTCCGGCGAAG cccccctgcCAGGCGTCAGTGGGGACGACGCGACCGACCTCTGGCAACCCTGCTGGGCCAGGATGAGCCCCAGCTGCACCCTGCCTTCCCCCAGCAGCCGCACATCCCTGTAGATGAGCCCCGTGCCTACGCTCTCCCCAGCACGCCGCCACGAATGCTTCACCCAGCCGCTCACCCGCCCCACCAGAACCCATTCATGGTGGATCTGCATGACCAG GTGCACCAGGGACCTGTCCCTCTCTCCTACACGGTTACCACCGTCACAACGCAAGGCTTCCCCATCCACGCAGGCCAGCACATCCCTGggtgcagcacccagcagctcccagcatgctCAGTGATGTTCAGTGGACAGCACTACCCGCTTTGCTGCCTCCCACCTCCG CTGATCCAGGCATGTGCCATGCAACAGCTCCCCGTCTCCTACCAGACGTTCCCCCCCATCATCTCCAGCGACCATTAcatcctgcaccccccaccACCGCCAGTGCCCCCCCACCAGCCGCCCCACATGGCCCCCCTGGGGCAGTTTGTACCTCTCCAAGCCCAGCACCCGCGCATG CCTCTGCAGAGGATAGACAATGATGTGGACCTGCGAGGGGAGCAGCACCCCATCGCGGGTTTCACGTACCCCCCGTCCCACCATGCTCCCACACTGTCCCCCTCCGTGCCGCTGCATTACCTCCCCCATGACCCGCTGCACCAAGAACTGCCATTTGGCGTG CCATACCCCCACATGATGCCCCGGCGGCTGAACACTCAGCGGTACCGGCTGCAGCAGGCGCTgccccctccgccgccccctccgccgccccccccaTACTACCCGAGCTTCCTGCCCTATTTCCT CTCTATGCTTCCTGTGTCGCCGACGGCTGTGGGGCCCACAATCAGCCTAGACCTGGACGTGGATGATGTGGAGATGGAGAATTATGAG GCGCTGCTGAACCTGGCCGAGCGGCTGGGGGAGGCCAAGCCGCGGGGACTCACCAAAGCAGACATCGAGCACCTCCCGTCCTACCGCTTCAACCCCGAGAGCCACCAGTCTGAGCAGACCCT GTGCGTCGTGTGCTTCAGCGACTTCGAGGCCCGGCAGCTTCTCCGTGTCCTGCCCTGCAACCACGAGTTCCACGCCAAGTGTGTCGACAAATGGTTAAAG GCGAACCGCACGTGCCCCATCTGCCGGGCAGACGCGTCGGAGGTGCAGCGGGAGGCAGACTGA